A genomic region of Marinobacter qingdaonensis contains the following coding sequences:
- the ileS gene encoding isoleucine--tRNA ligase, producing the protein MSDYKHTLNLPETAFPMRGNLAKREPDMLKRWQDLDVYGTLRKQREGRDKFILHDGPPYANGSIHIGHAVNKILKDMIVKSRSFMGYDAPYVPGWDCHGLPIEHKVEQDIGKAGAKVDYKTFRQACRDYAAKQIEGQKADFIRLGVMGEWDKPYLTMDPKVEAGIVRALGRIVAKGHLMRGYKPVYWSVVGQSALAEAEVEYQDKTSTQIDVRFTAVDQAKALALFGTESGQGEVSVVIWTTTPWTIPANQAVSLNADLSYALVQADLGQGPERLILAADMVDGIMSRWEVENFEVLATCAGADLEHLTLQHPFYDKQVPVILGDHVSTDAGTGAVHTAPDHGLEDFEVGKAYNIGTINLVQADGTYTSAAGELAGVHVYKADQPVCAALEREGKLVRSEKFRHSYPHCWRTKTPLIYRATPQWFISMDQQNLRADALEAIKGVRWVPSWGQNRIEAMFQQSPDWCISRQRTWGVPITLFIHKETQELHPDTQNLIERVAEQIEVSGIDAWYDLDAESLLGADAGQYEKVTDTLDVWFDSGVTHDSVLRVREELGQFPADMYLEGSDQHRGWFQSSLKTSIAMNGVAPYRQVLTHGFTVDGKGHKMSKSLGNVIAPQEVMNELGADILRLWVAATDYSGEMTVSKDILRQTADGYRRIRNTSRFLLSNLNGFDPKLHMVAPEDMLALDRWMVDRALQLQNELHEDYQNYAFLRIYQKVYNFCEATLGGFYLDIIKDRQYTTPADSRARRSCQSALFHVAEALVRWIAPILSFTADEIWQHLPGERGDTVFYETWYEGLTALPETAELGRDYWREIYGVKEAVNKCLEEARARGEIKGSLSAEVTLYCEGDLAANLQHLGEELRFVLITSEATVKPVAEAGDAEQTSHEGLRVAVTPAAHAKCERCWHHREDVGQDERYADLCGRCVTNIEGPGEARSFA; encoded by the coding sequence ATGAGCGACTACAAGCATACCCTGAATCTGCCGGAAACCGCCTTCCCCATGCGCGGCAACCTGGCCAAGCGTGAGCCGGACATGCTCAAGCGCTGGCAGGATCTGGACGTGTACGGCACCCTGCGCAAGCAGCGTGAAGGGCGGGACAAGTTCATCCTTCACGATGGCCCTCCCTACGCCAACGGCAGCATTCACATTGGTCATGCGGTCAACAAGATTCTCAAGGACATGATCGTCAAGTCCCGCAGCTTCATGGGCTACGACGCGCCCTACGTGCCGGGCTGGGACTGTCATGGCCTGCCCATCGAGCACAAGGTCGAGCAGGACATCGGCAAGGCCGGCGCCAAGGTCGATTACAAAACCTTCCGCCAGGCCTGTCGTGACTACGCCGCCAAGCAGATCGAGGGTCAGAAAGCCGATTTCATCCGGCTCGGTGTGATGGGGGAGTGGGACAAGCCGTACCTGACCATGGACCCCAAGGTCGAGGCCGGTATTGTGCGTGCGCTCGGCCGGATTGTGGCCAAGGGCCACCTGATGCGTGGCTACAAGCCGGTGTACTGGAGTGTGGTCGGGCAATCGGCGCTGGCGGAAGCGGAAGTCGAGTACCAGGACAAGACCTCGACCCAGATCGATGTGCGTTTCACCGCGGTCGATCAGGCCAAGGCCCTGGCGCTGTTTGGCACTGAGTCAGGGCAGGGTGAGGTGTCTGTCGTGATCTGGACCACCACGCCCTGGACCATTCCGGCCAACCAGGCGGTGTCTTTGAACGCCGACTTGTCCTACGCCCTGGTCCAGGCCGACCTTGGTCAGGGGCCGGAGCGCCTGATCCTCGCCGCCGATATGGTGGACGGCATCATGAGCCGCTGGGAGGTCGAGAACTTCGAGGTGCTGGCCACCTGCGCCGGTGCCGATCTGGAGCACCTGACGCTTCAGCATCCGTTCTACGACAAGCAAGTGCCGGTGATCCTGGGCGATCACGTCTCCACCGACGCCGGTACCGGCGCGGTTCATACCGCCCCGGATCACGGTCTGGAAGATTTCGAGGTGGGCAAGGCTTACAACATAGGCACCATCAACCTGGTGCAGGCCGATGGCACCTACACCAGCGCTGCCGGCGAATTGGCCGGGGTGCACGTGTACAAGGCGGATCAGCCGGTGTGTGCTGCCCTGGAGCGCGAAGGCAAGCTGGTCCGGTCCGAGAAGTTCCGCCACAGCTACCCCCATTGCTGGCGTACCAAGACCCCGTTGATCTACCGCGCCACGCCGCAGTGGTTCATCAGCATGGATCAGCAGAACCTGCGCGCCGATGCGCTGGAAGCCATCAAGGGCGTGCGCTGGGTGCCGTCCTGGGGCCAGAACCGCATTGAGGCCATGTTTCAGCAGTCGCCGGACTGGTGCATTTCCCGTCAGCGGACCTGGGGCGTGCCCATCACCCTGTTCATCCACAAGGAAACCCAGGAGCTGCACCCGGACACCCAGAATCTGATCGAGCGCGTGGCCGAGCAGATTGAGGTTTCCGGGATTGATGCCTGGTACGACCTGGACGCCGAGTCCCTGCTGGGGGCCGACGCCGGCCAGTACGAAAAGGTCACCGACACCCTGGACGTCTGGTTCGACTCCGGGGTCACCCACGATTCTGTGCTGCGGGTCCGGGAAGAGCTGGGGCAGTTCCCGGCCGACATGTACCTGGAAGGTTCAGACCAGCACCGTGGCTGGTTCCAGTCGTCCCTCAAGACGTCCATCGCCATGAATGGCGTGGCCCCCTACCGGCAGGTGCTGACCCATGGCTTCACTGTCGATGGCAAGGGCCACAAGATGTCCAAGTCACTGGGTAACGTGATCGCGCCGCAGGAAGTCATGAACGAGCTGGGTGCCGACATCCTGCGTCTGTGGGTGGCGGCCACCGATTACAGCGGTGAGATGACGGTGTCCAAGGACATCCTGCGTCAGACCGCGGACGGCTATCGCCGGATCCGAAACACCTCCCGGTTCCTGCTCTCCAATCTGAACGGATTCGATCCGAAGCTGCACATGGTTGCGCCGGAGGACATGCTGGCCCTGGACCGCTGGATGGTGGACCGGGCCCTGCAGCTGCAGAACGAGTTGCACGAGGATTACCAGAACTACGCGTTCCTGCGCATCTACCAAAAGGTGTACAACTTCTGTGAGGCGACCCTGGGTGGCTTCTACCTGGATATCATCAAGGACCGTCAGTACACCACGCCCGCCGACAGCCGGGCGCGTCGCTCCTGTCAGAGCGCGCTGTTCCACGTGGCCGAGGCGCTGGTGCGCTGGATTGCGCCGATCCTGAGCTTCACCGCCGATGAGATCTGGCAGCACCTGCCGGGTGAGCGCGGTGACACCGTGTTCTACGAGACCTGGTACGAGGGGCTGACCGCACTGCCGGAAACCGCCGAACTCGGCCGTGACTACTGGCGCGAGATCTACGGCGTCAAGGAAGCGGTGAACAAGTGCCTGGAAGAGGCCCGGGCCCGCGGTGAGATCAAAGGCTCCTTGAGTGCCGAGGTCACCCTCTACTGTGAAGGCGACCTGGCCGCCAACCTCCAGCACCTGGGTGAGGAACTGCGATTCGTGCTGATCACCTCCGAGGCCACGGTCAAGCCGGTGGCCGAGGCGGGCGATGCCGAGCAGACCAGTCACGAGGGGCTTCGGGTGGCGGTCACGCCGGCGGCGCACGCCAAGTGCGAGCGATGCTGGCATCACCGTGAAGACGTGGGCCAGGACGAGCGTTACGCCGATCTGTGCGGGCGCTGCGTCACCAACATCGAAGGGCCCGGCGAAGCCCGGTCCTTCGCCTGA
- the ribF gene encoding bifunctional riboflavin kinase/FAD synthetase, producing the protein MRLIRGLTNLKAVSQRHDSPLAGGCVATIGNFDGVHIGHRTILEQVKEKASALGLPSVVMVFEPQPREFFQGDEAPPRLMAFRQKFEALTAAGIDYVLCLHFNSRFRRLTSREFIDTVLVNGLGVRHLVVGDDFRFGCDRTGDFMLLREAGEAQGFTVENTRTVTVNGERVSSTRIRERLSANRLEEAEELLGHPYRVRGRVVYGRQLGREIGAPTANIRLKRMTPLQGVYVVAVTLDDGSMHDGVANIGLRPTVDGKQPALEVHLFDFAGTLYGRQIDVVFRHGLRQEIKFGSVDALKEQIERDFADARAWLAEQGSRRAAH; encoded by the coding sequence ATGCGTCTGATCCGAGGCCTGACTAACCTGAAAGCTGTGTCCCAGCGCCATGACTCGCCCCTGGCAGGCGGCTGCGTTGCGACCATCGGGAATTTCGACGGCGTTCATATCGGTCACCGGACCATTCTTGAGCAGGTCAAGGAAAAAGCGTCGGCCCTGGGGTTGCCTTCGGTGGTGATGGTGTTCGAGCCCCAGCCCCGGGAGTTCTTCCAGGGCGATGAAGCGCCACCCCGGCTGATGGCGTTTCGCCAGAAATTCGAGGCCTTGACGGCCGCCGGGATCGACTACGTGCTGTGTCTGCATTTCAACAGCCGCTTCCGTCGCCTGACCAGTCGCGAATTCATCGACACGGTTCTGGTCAACGGGCTGGGCGTGCGCCACCTGGTGGTGGGAGACGACTTCCGCTTCGGCTGCGACCGCACCGGGGATTTCATGCTGTTGCGGGAGGCGGGCGAGGCCCAGGGCTTCACCGTTGAGAATACCCGCACGGTGACCGTCAACGGCGAACGCGTGAGCAGCACCCGGATCCGGGAGAGACTCAGCGCCAATCGGCTGGAAGAGGCGGAGGAGCTGCTGGGGCATCCCTACCGGGTTCGTGGTCGGGTGGTGTATGGCCGCCAGTTGGGGCGTGAAATTGGCGCGCCCACGGCCAATATCCGGCTCAAACGCATGACACCACTGCAGGGCGTCTATGTCGTGGCGGTGACCCTCGATGACGGTTCGATGCACGACGGCGTGGCCAACATCGGCCTGCGGCCGACCGTCGACGGCAAGCAGCCGGCCCTTGAAGTGCACCTGTTCGACTTTGCTGGCACACTTTATGGCCGGCAAATCGACGTGGTGTTCCGCCATGGCCTGCGGCAAGAGATCAAGTTCGGTTCCGTGGACGCGCTGAAGGAACAGATCGAGCGCGATTTTGCCGATGCCCGGGCGTGGCTTGCCGAGCAGGGTTCGCGCCGAGCGGCGCATTGA
- the murJ gene encoding murein biosynthesis integral membrane protein MurJ codes for MSSEPENTSEPKSLPKAPGLLRSSGLVGAMTMLSRVLGLVRDMVIARYFGAGAGADAFFVAFKIPNFLRRLFAEGAFAQAFVPVLSSYRETRPVSDVKRLVDAVAGSLGLVLLAVTLVAMLGSPVLTAIFAPGFLDDEVKFGLASDMLRITFPYLLLISLTAFAGGILNSYDRFAVPAFTPVLLNLAMIGAAIYLTPLMAEPVMALAWGVFIAGALQLFFQLPFLMRLGLLPRPRVDYRHEGVSRILKLMAPALFGVSVSQINLLLDTVLASFLQTGSVSWLYYSDRLSELPLGVFGIAIATVILPSLSRKHAADSAQQFAATLDWAVRAVLLIGLPAALALALLAEPLIATLFHYGEVTDRDVVMSARSLRAYSAGLLAFMLIKVLAPGFFARQDTRTPVKIGVIAMVANMVFNLILVFPLAHAGLALATSLSAWLNGVLLWRGLRREGAWQSQPGWPRFLVQIGLANTAMAAGVLWFNPPVGQWLAASGAERAVDMAVVVAIGVGIYFLALALAGVRVRHFRHR; via the coding sequence ATGTCATCGGAACCTGAAAACACGTCGGAACCAAAATCCCTGCCCAAGGCTCCCGGCCTGCTGCGGTCTTCCGGGCTGGTTGGCGCCATGACCATGCTGTCCCGGGTTCTGGGGTTGGTGCGGGATATGGTCATTGCCCGTTATTTTGGGGCCGGTGCGGGCGCCGATGCCTTTTTCGTCGCGTTCAAGATTCCCAACTTCCTGCGCCGGTTGTTCGCTGAAGGCGCCTTCGCCCAGGCCTTTGTCCCGGTGCTCTCGTCCTATCGGGAGACCCGCCCGGTCTCCGACGTAAAGCGCCTGGTCGATGCCGTGGCGGGGTCGCTGGGGCTGGTGTTGCTGGCGGTCACCTTGGTCGCCATGCTCGGCTCGCCGGTGCTGACGGCCATTTTTGCGCCAGGCTTCCTGGATGACGAGGTCAAGTTCGGGCTGGCCAGCGACATGCTGCGCATCACCTTTCCGTATTTGCTGCTGATTTCGCTGACCGCCTTTGCCGGCGGCATCCTCAACAGCTACGACCGCTTTGCCGTTCCTGCGTTTACCCCGGTCCTGCTGAATCTCGCCATGATCGGGGCGGCCATCTACCTGACGCCGCTCATGGCCGAGCCGGTGATGGCGCTCGCCTGGGGGGTGTTCATCGCCGGAGCGCTGCAGCTGTTCTTCCAGTTGCCGTTCCTGATGAGGCTGGGACTGCTGCCCCGGCCCCGGGTTGACTACCGCCACGAGGGTGTCAGTCGCATCCTGAAGTTGATGGCGCCGGCCCTGTTCGGGGTGTCGGTGAGCCAGATCAACCTGCTGCTCGACACCGTGCTGGCGTCTTTCCTGCAGACCGGCAGCGTGTCCTGGCTCTACTATTCCGACCGCCTCTCCGAATTGCCGCTCGGGGTCTTCGGTATTGCCATCGCCACAGTGATACTGCCGAGCCTGTCGCGTAAGCATGCGGCTGATTCCGCGCAGCAGTTCGCCGCGACCCTCGACTGGGCCGTCCGCGCGGTGTTGCTGATCGGCCTGCCGGCAGCCCTGGCCCTGGCGCTGCTGGCCGAGCCCCTGATTGCAACCCTGTTTCATTATGGTGAGGTGACGGATCGCGATGTGGTGATGTCGGCCCGGAGTCTGCGGGCCTACTCGGCCGGCTTGCTGGCGTTTATGCTGATCAAGGTGCTTGCCCCGGGGTTCTTCGCCCGCCAGGACACCCGCACCCCGGTCAAGATCGGGGTGATCGCCATGGTTGCCAATATGGTCTTCAACCTGATCCTGGTGTTCCCCCTGGCCCACGCCGGGCTGGCTCTGGCGACCTCCCTGTCGGCCTGGCTGAACGGGGTGCTGCTGTGGCGGGGGCTGCGCCGGGAGGGCGCCTGGCAGAGCCAGCCTGGCTGGCCCCGATTCCTGGTGCAGATTGGCCTTGCCAACACCGCGATGGCGGCGGGCGTGCTCTGGTTCAATCCACCGGTCGGCCAGTGGCTGGCGGCCAGCGGCGCTGAACGGGCCGTCGACATGGCCGTGGTGGTTGCCATCGGCGTGGGTATCTATTTCCTGGCTCTGGCCCTGGCCGGGGTCAGGGTAAGACATTTCCGGCACAGGTAA
- the rpsT gene encoding 30S ribosomal protein S20 codes for MANSPQAKKRARQNEKNRKHNASLRSMTRTYVKKVQAKIEAGNYEEAQAAFQQAQPIMDSMVNKGIFAKNKVARQKSRLSAKIKALKSA; via the coding sequence GTGGCAAATTCCCCGCAAGCCAAGAAGCGCGCACGTCAGAACGAGAAGAACCGCAAGCACAACGCCAGCCTGCGTTCCATGACTCGCACCTACGTGAAGAAAGTCCAGGCCAAGATCGAGGCCGGCAACTACGAAGAAGCCCAGGCCGCGTTCCAGCAGGCTCAGCCGATCATGGACAGCATGGTCAACAAAGGCATCTTTGCCAAGAACAAGGTTGCTCGCCAGAAGAGCCGCCTGAGCGCCAAGATCAAGGCCCTGAAGAGCGCCTGA
- the proB gene encoding glutamate 5-kinase — MSERSQLRQARRLVIKIGSALLTNDGKGLDVAALGLWVDQIAELIDSGIEVVIVSSGSVAEGMSRLGWTTRPQQLHELQAAAAVGQMGLVQTWEAQFKRHGLHTAQILLTHDDLSDRKRYLNGRSTLRALLDVGVIPIVNENDTVVTDEIRFGDNDTLGALVANLIEADGLIILTDQVGLFDKDPRKHADACLVTERKAADAELDAMAGGGAGALGRGGMLTKLRAARLAARSGAFTVIVGGRIEAVITRLRQGEVIGTLLLPEQGRLAARKQWLASHLQTRGRLTLDDGAVNVVRLGGRSLLPVGVKSVSGKFRRGEMVSCVDQAGKEVARGLVNYDAEEARAIAGQSSDRIAGVLGYVCGEEMIHRDNLVVV, encoded by the coding sequence ATGAGTGAACGGAGTCAGTTGCGCCAGGCGCGTCGTCTGGTCATCAAGATTGGCAGTGCCCTGTTGACCAACGACGGCAAGGGGTTGGATGTGGCCGCCCTCGGGTTGTGGGTCGACCAGATCGCCGAGTTGATCGACAGCGGTATCGAGGTTGTCATTGTCTCCTCGGGCTCGGTGGCCGAGGGCATGAGTCGCCTGGGCTGGACGACCCGGCCGCAGCAGTTGCATGAGTTGCAGGCCGCTGCCGCTGTCGGCCAGATGGGGTTGGTGCAGACCTGGGAGGCCCAGTTCAAGCGCCATGGCCTGCACACCGCGCAAATCCTGCTGACCCACGATGACCTGTCCGATCGCAAGCGTTACCTGAACGGTCGCAGTACCCTACGGGCGTTGCTGGATGTCGGGGTGATCCCGATCGTTAATGAGAACGACACGGTGGTCACCGATGAGATCCGGTTTGGCGATAACGACACCCTGGGTGCGCTGGTGGCCAACCTGATCGAGGCCGATGGCCTGATCATTCTGACCGATCAGGTGGGCTTGTTTGACAAGGATCCGCGAAAGCATGCCGACGCCTGTCTGGTGACAGAGCGCAAGGCCGCCGATGCCGAGTTGGACGCCATGGCTGGCGGTGGTGCTGGCGCCCTGGGGCGGGGTGGTATGTTGACCAAGCTCCGGGCGGCTCGTCTGGCGGCTCGGTCGGGCGCTTTCACCGTGATTGTCGGTGGTCGGATCGAGGCGGTGATTACCCGTCTGCGTCAGGGCGAGGTGATTGGCACGCTGCTATTGCCCGAGCAGGGTCGACTGGCCGCGCGCAAGCAATGGTTGGCGAGTCACCTGCAGACCCGCGGCCGGCTGACCCTGGACGATGGCGCGGTGAACGTGGTGCGCCTGGGCGGGCGCAGTCTGTTGCCGGTCGGGGTGAAATCGGTGTCGGGGAAATTCCGCCGCGGCGAGATGGTGTCCTGTGTCGATCAGGCGGGTAAGGAGGTTGCCCGTGGGCTGGTCAACTACGATGCCGAGGAGGCGCGGGCCATTGCCGGGCAGTCCAGTGATCGCATTGCCGGAGTGCTGGGTTACGTCTGCGGCGAGGAGATGATCCACCGGGATAACCTGGTGGTGGTCTGA
- the cgtA gene encoding Obg family GTPase CgtA: MKFVDEATIIVEAGKGGHGCLSFRREKYVPKGGPDGGDGGDGGSVYLEADSALNTLIDYRFQRKHKARSGEPGAGRNCTGTKGEDLVLPVPVGTTVVDMDTHEVLGDLTHAGQRLKVAQGGFHGLGNTRFKSSVNRAPRQTTKGSEGELRNLRLELKVLADVGLLGMPNAGKSTFIRSVSAARPKVADYPFTTLVPNLGVVSVQAHQSFVIADIPGLIEGAAEGAGLGVRFLKHLVRTRLLLHLVDVAPYDGSSPVDSVRAIERELEKFSETLANRERWLVLNKVDMVSEADREAHCQAIVDELGWQGPVFYISALSGEGTKPLTQAVMRWIEEQAEEEAQNPEVAEREAARRRQMDEEARARIEAERQARRAAREDDDDDDFDDDDYDVEVVYAPE, encoded by the coding sequence ATGAAATTCGTAGACGAAGCCACCATCATCGTTGAGGCCGGCAAGGGCGGGCACGGGTGCCTGAGTTTCCGGCGTGAGAAGTACGTCCCCAAGGGTGGTCCCGACGGCGGGGATGGCGGCGATGGCGGTTCCGTGTATCTTGAGGCCGACAGCGCCCTCAATACGCTGATCGATTACCGGTTCCAGCGCAAGCACAAGGCGCGCAGTGGCGAGCCTGGAGCCGGGCGCAACTGTACTGGCACCAAGGGCGAGGATCTGGTGTTGCCAGTGCCGGTCGGCACCACCGTGGTCGACATGGATACCCACGAAGTGCTGGGTGATCTGACCCACGCCGGTCAGCGCCTGAAAGTGGCTCAGGGCGGGTTTCATGGTCTGGGTAACACCCGGTTCAAATCCTCGGTGAACCGCGCGCCCAGGCAAACCACCAAGGGCTCCGAGGGCGAGCTCCGGAATCTTCGGCTGGAATTGAAGGTGCTGGCGGATGTGGGGCTGCTGGGGATGCCGAACGCCGGCAAATCCACCTTCATTCGGTCAGTGTCTGCCGCCCGTCCCAAGGTGGCGGATTACCCGTTCACGACCCTGGTGCCCAATCTCGGTGTGGTCAGCGTGCAGGCCCATCAGAGCTTCGTGATCGCCGACATTCCCGGGCTGATTGAAGGTGCGGCCGAAGGTGCAGGTCTGGGGGTGCGGTTTCTGAAGCACCTGGTGCGGACCCGTCTGCTGTTGCACTTGGTGGACGTGGCGCCCTACGACGGCTCCTCGCCGGTGGACTCGGTACGCGCGATCGAGCGCGAACTGGAGAAGTTCAGTGAGACCCTGGCCAATCGCGAGCGCTGGCTGGTGCTGAACAAGGTCGACATGGTCAGTGAGGCCGACCGGGAGGCGCATTGTCAGGCCATCGTCGACGAACTGGGCTGGCAGGGGCCGGTGTTCTATATTTCCGCGCTCAGCGGCGAGGGTACCAAGCCGCTGACCCAGGCGGTCATGCGCTGGATTGAGGAGCAGGCTGAGGAAGAGGCGCAGAACCCCGAAGTGGCCGAGCGCGAGGCGGCTCGGCGCCGGCAGATGGACGAAGAGGCGCGGGCCAGGATCGAGGCGGAGCGGCAGGCCCGTCGTGCGGCCCGCGAGGACGATGACGATGACGACTTCGATGATGACGATTACGACGTCGAAGTGGTCTACGCCCCGGAGTAG
- the rpmA gene encoding 50S ribosomal protein L27, producing MAHKKAAGSTRNGRDSESKRLGVKRYGGEAVSAGSIIVRQRGTRFHAGSNVGIGKDHTLFAKADGQVKFEVKGPQSRKFVSIVPAA from the coding sequence ATGGCTCATAAAAAGGCAGCAGGTAGTACCCGTAACGGTCGCGATTCCGAGTCGAAACGACTTGGTGTGAAGCGCTACGGCGGCGAAGCAGTATCTGCAGGTAGCATCATCGTTCGTCAGCGCGGCACTCGTTTCCACGCTGGCAGCAACGTCGGCATTGGCAAGGACCACACCCTGTTCGCGAAAGCGGACGGTCAGGTGAAGTTCGAGGTCAAAGGCCCGCAGAGCCGCAAGTTCGTGAGCATCGTTCCGGCTGCGTAA
- the rplU gene encoding 50S ribosomal protein L21 — MYAVIVSGGKQHRVKEGETLKLEKLEVETGGNVEFDRVLLVADGDKVQVGAPVVEGAKVTAEVVSHGRHDKVQIIKFRRRKHHMKRQGHRQWFTEVKITGIKG; from the coding sequence ATGTACGCAGTTATCGTTAGCGGTGGTAAGCAGCACCGTGTAAAAGAAGGCGAAACCCTGAAGCTGGAAAAGCTGGAAGTTGAAACCGGTGGCAACGTTGAGTTCGATCGCGTTCTGCTGGTTGCCGACGGCGACAAGGTTCAGGTCGGTGCGCCGGTCGTTGAAGGCGCCAAAGTGACCGCGGAAGTGGTCAGCCATGGCCGTCACGACAAGGTTCAGATCATCAAGTTCCGTCGTCGTAAGCACCACATGAAGCGTCAGGGCCACCGTCAGTGGTTTACTGAAGTGAAGATCACGGGTATCAAGGGCTAA
- the ispB gene encoding octaprenyl diphosphate synthase, producing MTVQRIYDTVADDFSRVNDLIIQRLSSDVPLVEKIAQYIIESGGKRLRPLLVLLSSQAAGYTRDDHLKLAAVIEFLHTATLLHDDVVDTSDMRRGRSTANARWGNAPSVLVGDFLYARAFEMMVELESLPIMNVLSHATAVIAEGEVMQLMNVKNPDLTEAQYMQVIHNKTAMLFEAASHTGALLAGANDSQERALRDYGKHLGLAFQLVDDVLDYRGDAETMGKNVGDDLAEGKVTLPLIHAMAQGTDEARQLIRQAIRKGGLDDLSDILALVETSGALEYTMERARGEASKASDCLTQLENSPYRTALEQLTEVAVARFS from the coding sequence ATGACCGTCCAGCGCATCTACGATACCGTGGCCGATGATTTCAGCCGCGTAAACGACCTGATCATCCAGCGGCTGTCCTCCGATGTCCCCCTGGTCGAAAAAATCGCCCAGTACATCATTGAAAGCGGGGGCAAAAGATTGCGCCCACTGCTGGTACTCCTGTCCAGCCAGGCGGCCGGCTACACCCGGGACGATCACCTGAAGCTGGCTGCTGTTATCGAGTTCCTGCACACCGCCACCCTGCTCCACGATGACGTGGTCGACACGTCAGACATGCGTCGGGGCCGCAGCACCGCCAATGCCCGCTGGGGCAATGCGCCCAGTGTACTGGTAGGGGATTTCCTCTACGCCCGGGCATTCGAGATGATGGTGGAACTCGAAAGCCTGCCGATCATGAACGTGCTGTCCCACGCCACCGCGGTGATCGCCGAAGGTGAAGTGATGCAACTGATGAACGTTAAGAACCCGGATCTGACCGAAGCTCAGTACATGCAGGTCATCCACAACAAGACCGCCATGCTGTTCGAGGCCGCCTCCCACACCGGCGCCCTGCTGGCCGGCGCCAACGACAGCCAGGAGCGGGCGCTACGCGATTACGGCAAGCACCTGGGCCTGGCCTTCCAGCTGGTGGACGACGTCCTGGATTACCGCGGCGACGCCGAGACCATGGGCAAGAACGTGGGCGACGACCTGGCCGAAGGCAAGGTCACCCTGCCCCTGATCCACGCCATGGCCCAGGGCACGGACGAGGCCCGCCAGCTGATCCGCCAGGCCATCCGCAAGGGCGGACTGGACGATCTGTCGGACATCCTGGCGCTGGTGGAGACGTCGGGCGCCCTGGAGTACACCATGGAGCGGGCCCGGGGCGAGGCGTCCAAAGCCTCAGATTGCCTGACCCAGCTTGAGAATTCCCCCTACCGTACCGCCCTGGAGCAACTGACCGAGGTCGCCGTCGCTCGCTTCAGCTAA
- a CDS encoding glutathione S-transferase family protein translates to MGLLIDGKWHDKWYDTDKTGGKFEREAARFRNWVTADGSAGPAGDSGFQAESGRYHLYVSMACPWAHRTLIFRKLKGLEDHISVSVVHPDMVENGWEFRPESDQHRDHLFDHRFMHQLYTRAAPDYTGRVTVPVLWDKQRQTIVSNESADIIRMFNSAFDGLEGVNAEMDYYPERLRGDIESVNERVYHTVNNGVYKAGFATVQDKYEEAYWALFESLDWLEQRLTGQRYLVGGQLTEADWRLFTTLIRFDAVYFSHFKCNRQRIADFPALSAYVRDLYQVAGVAETVDIDQIKRHYYVSQRTINPTQVVPVGPALDFDAPHGREQLS, encoded by the coding sequence ATGGGCTTGTTGATCGATGGTAAATGGCACGACAAGTGGTACGACACCGACAAAACCGGTGGCAAATTCGAGCGGGAGGCCGCGCGCTTCCGGAATTGGGTGACCGCGGACGGCTCCGCCGGGCCGGCCGGCGACAGTGGCTTTCAGGCGGAGTCCGGCCGCTACCACCTATACGTGTCCATGGCGTGCCCCTGGGCCCATCGGACCCTGATATTCCGCAAGCTGAAGGGGCTTGAGGACCACATTTCCGTGTCGGTGGTGCATCCGGACATGGTGGAAAATGGCTGGGAGTTCCGGCCGGAGAGCGATCAGCACCGTGATCATCTGTTTGACCATCGGTTCATGCACCAGCTTTACACCCGGGCAGCGCCGGACTACACCGGGCGGGTAACGGTGCCGGTGCTGTGGGACAAGCAGCGCCAGACCATTGTCAGTAACGAGTCGGCGGACATCATTCGCATGTTCAACAGCGCGTTTGATGGCCTTGAGGGCGTGAACGCGGAGATGGACTATTACCCGGAACGGCTGCGCGGTGACATTGAGTCGGTGAACGAGCGGGTGTACCACACCGTCAATAACGGGGTGTACAAAGCCGGTTTTGCGACCGTTCAGGATAAGTACGAAGAAGCCTATTGGGCGCTCTTCGAGTCACTGGACTGGTTGGAGCAGAGGCTGACTGGCCAGCGCTATCTGGTCGGTGGCCAATTGACCGAGGCGGACTGGCGCCTGTTCACCACCCTGATCCGGTTCGATGCGGTGTACTTCAGCCACTTCAAGTGCAATCGCCAGCGTATCGCTGACTTCCCGGCGTTGTCGGCCTATGTCCGGGACCTGTATCAGGTGGCCGGGGTGGCGGAAACCGTGGATATCGATCAGATCAAACGCCACTACTACGTCAGTCAGCGCACCATCAATCCGACCCAGGTCGTGCCCGTGGGGCCGGCGCTGGATTTCGATGCGCCCCACGGTCGCGAGCAGCTTAGCTGA